Proteins co-encoded in one Deltaproteobacteria bacterium genomic window:
- a CDS encoding thioredoxin domain-containing protein yields the protein MRMLPLVLVLLLPAITHAEAIPWQKLPDAARLSASQRKSAAEVMARANCYHGCVGTVAECLRKTPRAAVAWRLANYVAFLVGKGLRPAEVHEVLELRRLSALPPKTFRIPTVGAPRLGPEKARVVVVEYADFQCAHCAALSPVLKQVIAGEKEAALYFKVYPMGAGEPVIAARAALAAHRQGKFWPMQDRLFAAAEGHSQATVERIATELGLDLTRFRGDMLDAGKAIDLHKIEGLRFGIKGTPALFINGKPYRLRRDAHHLRERIREELELLDPPAR from the coding sequence ATGCGCATGCTTCCGCTCGTCCTCGTTCTCCTGCTCCCCGCGATCACGCACGCCGAGGCGATCCCGTGGCAGAAGCTGCCGGACGCGGCCAGGCTCAGCGCCTCGCAGCGCAAGAGCGCGGCCGAGGTGATGGCGCGCGCGAACTGCTACCACGGCTGTGTCGGCACGGTCGCCGAGTGCCTGCGCAAGACGCCCCGCGCGGCCGTCGCCTGGCGCCTCGCCAACTACGTCGCGTTTCTCGTCGGCAAGGGTCTCCGTCCGGCGGAGGTCCACGAGGTGCTCGAGCTGCGTCGCCTCTCCGCCCTCCCGCCGAAGACCTTCCGCATCCCGACCGTCGGAGCGCCTCGCCTCGGCCCGGAGAAGGCCCGAGTCGTGGTCGTCGAGTACGCCGATTTCCAGTGCGCCCACTGCGCGGCCCTCTCGCCCGTGCTCAAACAGGTGATCGCCGGCGAGAAGGAGGCCGCCCTCTACTTCAAGGTCTACCCCATGGGCGCGGGCGAACCCGTGATCGCGGCCCGCGCGGCGCTCGCCGCCCACCGCCAGGGGAAGTTCTGGCCCATGCAAGACCGCCTCTTCGCGGCGGCGGAGGGCCACTCGCAGGCCACCGTCGAACGCATCGCCACGGAGCTGGGCCTGGATCTCACGCGCTTCCGAGGCGACATGCTCGACGCGGGGAAGGCGATCGACCTGCACAAGATCGAAGGCCTGCGGTTCGGGATCAAGGGCACGCCCGCGCTCTTCATCAACGGCAAGCCGTATCGGCTCCGACGCGACGCCCACCACCTGCGCGAGCGCATCCGCGAGGAGCTCGAGCTGCTCGACCCGCCGGCGCGCTAG
- a CDS encoding sulfite exporter TauE/SafE family protein, translating into MLLASAATVAFVHTVVGVDHYLPFVVLGRAERWSLGRTLLWTGICGAGHVLASVLLALLGYGLGWAMGSLALLQEVRGELATYVLIGFGLVYLLWGLRVAGRGHVHVHAHADGTVHQHPHAHAGEVAEHDGLPHLVAHRRSLWALFLVFVLGPCEPLIPILTAAAFKHSLGAAALLLLVFGVVTVGAMLLLVAVGHLGLGALRLGPFARYGHALAGLAVVMSGLVIRAFGL; encoded by the coding sequence GTGCTTCTCGCGTCCGCGGCTACCGTGGCCTTCGTGCACACGGTGGTGGGGGTGGATCACTACCTTCCGTTCGTGGTGCTGGGGCGCGCGGAACGCTGGAGCCTCGGACGGACCCTCCTCTGGACGGGAATCTGCGGGGCCGGGCACGTGCTGGCCTCCGTCCTGCTCGCTCTCCTCGGCTACGGCCTGGGCTGGGCCATGGGAAGCCTGGCGCTCCTGCAGGAGGTGCGCGGCGAGCTTGCGACGTACGTGCTCATCGGCTTCGGCCTCGTCTACCTGCTATGGGGGCTGCGCGTCGCGGGACGAGGGCACGTTCATGTCCACGCGCACGCCGACGGCACGGTGCACCAGCACCCGCACGCCCACGCGGGCGAGGTGGCGGAGCACGACGGACTGCCGCACCTCGTGGCGCATCGACGCTCGCTCTGGGCCCTCTTTCTCGTCTTCGTGCTCGGGCCCTGCGAGCCGCTGATCCCGATCCTGACGGCCGCGGCGTTCAAGCACAGTCTGGGTGCCGCGGCGCTGCTGCTGCTCGTGTTCGGCGTGGTGACCGTCGGAGCGATGTTGCTGCTCGTGGCCGTCGGGCACCTGGGTCTCGGGGCGCTCCGGCTCGGCCCCTTCGCGCGCTACGGCCACGCTCTGGCGGGGCTCGCGGTGGTGATGAGCGGGCTCGTGATCCGCGCCTTCGGGCTATGA
- a CDS encoding sigma 54-interacting transcriptional regulator, giving the protein MTRARKDNVTSLLDDVPPFTRQRGGLLKVMKGPDRGESVVLGQEPVVIGSSPSCTFVLTDKTVSRQHIQAQWENGGVLLKDLGSTNGTFYEGSRFKEITIDYGGEFKLGRTVIKFFPEEEVVEPEVSPSENFGSLVGQDAKMRRLFALLSDISPTDATVIIEGETGTGKELVAEEIHRHSPRKDGPFVVFDCGAVPRDLIESALFGHVKGSFTGAVADRRGAFAEAHGGTIFLDEIGELSMDLQPALLRVLDKRAVRRVGGNQYERVDVRVVAATNRDLREEVARKNFREDLYYRLAVIRITLPPLRERGNDIPYLIDHFVRHFSPKGGPLLRVTPDDMGRLQRHGWQGNVRELRNVTERACVLSRGDTINLDDALMEENAPALGIRTDLPFKEAKGQLVEIFEREYIVDLMRRHKMNLSSAAREAQIDRKHLRELIRKYGLDAKEID; this is encoded by the coding sequence ATGACACGGGCCCGAAAGGACAACGTCACGAGTCTGCTGGATGACGTTCCGCCTTTCACTCGCCAGCGCGGTGGCCTGCTGAAGGTGATGAAGGGGCCGGACAGGGGGGAGTCCGTGGTCCTCGGACAGGAGCCAGTGGTCATCGGCTCCAGTCCGAGTTGCACCTTCGTCCTCACGGACAAGACCGTCTCTCGCCAGCACATCCAGGCCCAGTGGGAAAACGGCGGCGTGCTGCTGAAGGACCTGGGCTCGACCAACGGCACCTTCTACGAGGGGTCGCGCTTCAAGGAGATCACCATCGACTACGGCGGCGAGTTCAAGCTCGGCCGCACGGTGATCAAGTTCTTCCCCGAGGAGGAGGTCGTCGAACCGGAGGTCAGTCCGTCGGAGAACTTCGGCTCGCTGGTCGGCCAGGACGCGAAGATGCGCCGGCTGTTCGCGCTGCTGAGCGACATCTCTCCCACCGACGCGACGGTGATCATCGAAGGCGAGACGGGGACGGGCAAGGAGCTCGTGGCCGAGGAGATCCACAGACACAGCCCGCGCAAGGACGGCCCCTTCGTGGTCTTCGACTGCGGCGCGGTGCCGAGGGACCTCATCGAGAGCGCCCTCTTCGGTCACGTGAAGGGCTCTTTCACGGGCGCGGTGGCGGACCGGCGCGGCGCCTTCGCCGAGGCGCACGGCGGCACGATCTTCCTCGATGAGATCGGCGAGCTGAGCATGGACCTGCAGCCCGCCCTCCTGCGCGTCCTCGACAAGCGCGCGGTGAGGCGCGTGGGTGGCAATCAGTACGAGCGCGTGGACGTGCGCGTGGTGGCCGCGACGAATCGCGACCTGCGCGAAGAGGTCGCGCGCAAGAACTTCCGCGAGGACCTCTACTACCGGCTGGCGGTGATTCGCATCACGCTCCCCCCGCTGCGCGAGCGCGGGAACGACATCCCGTACCTCATCGACCACTTCGTGAGGCACTTCTCGCCCAAGGGAGGACCGCTCCTGCGCGTCACCCCGGACGATATGGGTCGTCTCCAGCGCCACGGGTGGCAGGGGAACGTGCGCGAGCTGCGCAACGTGACCGAGCGCGCCTGCGTGCTGTCGCGCGGCGACACCATCAACCTCGACGACGCGCTGATGGAGGAGAACGCGCCCGCCCTCGGCATCCGGACCGACCTGCCCTTCAAGGAAGCGAAGGGGCAGCTCGTCGAGATCTTCGAGCGCGAGTACATCGTGGACCTCATGCGCCGCCACAAAATGAATCTCTCGTCGGCAGCGCGCGAGGCGCAGATCGACCGCAAGCACCTGCGCGAGCTGATCCGCAAGTACGGCCTGGACGCGAAAGAGATCGACTGA
- a CDS encoding serine/threonine protein kinase, with protein MTGSPSAPFQVGPYRCERWLGAGGLGEVYLAVHLPSGGQRAVKVLSAELVEDREALKALLAVVRLSMGLRHPNIVAVQDILEEPGRVCVVSDYVPGVSLAQLLARRPAGSGLGLSAAVHVAWQICQGLDHAHHCHAEGRATAVIHGALWPANVLLSRRGEVLIADFGAWVVPPGILSDAAGSMRSRLAYRTPEHLAGDELTRATDVFAVGVILYEMLAGRRLFAGETLMQTVERVEHAEVGLLEEIPVAVRSVVRRALAREPGQRHRDAAALMADLAASVPKAGSRVMRAELLSLLKDLEGSVPRAPAGPERLPSLAPLFAGDDEPTNISPLDLTDALRDLSRERTEPPVLLRIGAQTQAIRESADKTQPSADLPPPVSEAGHSRGEGEEVEGFQAQPTRIAKAPRVPLQSEVSGTIGEARSNEETGPEDPTTQPGSRLAGEAIAAASVVVGGGPSDGARPKTVTEVTRPYAEPSQGTLWGEDSTDVEPAGRALPSVVVRLPTETSELTLAKEPLATAEDHRESALEAIETTDTNETRAVRGDATGPLRQGEPPLGHTLLGPAVVPVAALVQGMPPPPPGRRPYRPTPTIPPKVMSSATPLVPVEPEDLADSSVELDSQVGTERWTGEEDAARAVRASLSPRRAAAEEPAESRRTPAWDSARGAGASPSGGGPLQPVESEPWPGLDLPAAGPVLPVRAAGLAERSALSEVDVEEASVAQAGLSVGESASFHAFDDASLASAGPPSVRRTDTGGGDGLRETMRQWLSPAHLLLVFAILVFLVAVGLLVRRLMLRAERPSVTHHAPRPDARPSPDRGLPPDSRAADLTVRADARAQRTPPAGNGLRPGLLSVQSSPRARVYLSGRLAGQTPLEEQLSAGTEVVVVLLAPGRAMYRRRLVLPKHEGKRVEVVLDPPSAPYYLGPGRGRLKLLCAAKDRRRLLISGQDTGLACPRATTFLRPGRYKISLYDPAADSARPIKVVIRARKHTIVRLKGS; from the coding sequence GTGACTGGATCACCTTCAGCGCCCTTCCAGGTGGGACCCTATCGTTGCGAGCGCTGGCTCGGCGCCGGTGGGCTGGGAGAGGTCTACCTCGCGGTGCACCTTCCCTCGGGTGGTCAGCGCGCCGTCAAGGTGCTGAGCGCAGAGCTGGTCGAGGACCGCGAGGCGCTGAAGGCCCTGCTCGCCGTGGTCCGGCTCTCGATGGGCCTCCGTCACCCGAATATCGTCGCGGTGCAGGACATTCTCGAGGAGCCGGGTCGCGTCTGCGTGGTGAGTGACTACGTCCCCGGGGTGAGCCTGGCGCAGCTCCTCGCGCGGCGGCCCGCGGGGAGCGGCCTAGGGCTCTCGGCCGCCGTGCACGTGGCCTGGCAGATCTGCCAGGGGCTGGACCACGCGCACCACTGCCACGCCGAGGGGCGCGCGACGGCGGTGATCCACGGCGCTCTCTGGCCCGCGAACGTACTCCTGAGCCGGCGGGGCGAGGTGTTGATCGCGGACTTCGGCGCGTGGGTCGTTCCGCCGGGCATCTTGTCCGACGCGGCCGGGTCGATGCGGTCGCGCCTGGCCTACCGCACGCCGGAGCACCTCGCCGGCGACGAGCTCACGCGGGCCACGGACGTCTTCGCCGTCGGGGTGATCCTCTACGAGATGCTCGCCGGGCGGCGCCTCTTCGCCGGCGAGACGCTGATGCAGACCGTCGAGCGCGTCGAGCATGCGGAGGTGGGACTGCTCGAGGAGATCCCGGTGGCCGTGCGCAGCGTCGTCCGACGCGCGCTGGCTCGGGAACCCGGCCAAAGGCACCGCGACGCCGCCGCCCTGATGGCGGACCTCGCAGCGAGCGTGCCGAAGGCGGGCTCGCGCGTGATGCGGGCCGAGCTGCTCTCGCTGCTCAAGGACCTCGAGGGGAGCGTGCCGCGCGCGCCAGCCGGGCCCGAACGGCTGCCGTCGCTCGCGCCGCTCTTCGCCGGGGACGACGAGCCGACCAACATCAGTCCTCTCGACTTGACGGACGCGTTGCGCGATCTCTCGCGCGAGCGGACCGAGCCCCCGGTGCTCCTGAGGATCGGTGCGCAGACGCAGGCCATCAGGGAGAGCGCCGACAAGACGCAGCCGTCCGCCGACCTTCCGCCGCCGGTGAGCGAGGCGGGCCACTCCCGTGGCGAGGGGGAGGAGGTCGAGGGCTTCCAGGCGCAGCCGACGCGCATCGCCAAGGCCCCTCGGGTTCCGCTGCAAAGCGAGGTGTCGGGGACGATCGGCGAGGCGCGCTCCAACGAGGAGACGGGACCCGAGGACCCCACCACGCAGCCCGGGTCGCGCCTGGCTGGCGAGGCGATAGCGGCCGCGTCGGTGGTGGTGGGCGGTGGTCCCTCCGACGGGGCGCGGCCGAAGACGGTCACCGAGGTGACGCGCCCTTACGCGGAGCCCAGTCAGGGCACTCTGTGGGGCGAGGATTCGACGGACGTGGAGCCCGCGGGACGGGCGTTGCCCTCGGTGGTCGTGCGGCTGCCGACCGAGACCAGCGAGCTGACGCTGGCGAAGGAACCGCTTGCGACCGCCGAGGACCATCGGGAGTCGGCTCTCGAGGCGATCGAGACGACGGACACCAACGAGACGCGCGCCGTGCGCGGCGACGCGACGGGGCCGCTGCGGCAGGGTGAGCCCCCTCTCGGTCACACGCTGCTCGGGCCGGCCGTGGTGCCCGTCGCAGCCCTCGTGCAGGGGATGCCGCCACCGCCGCCGGGGAGGCGACCCTATCGTCCGACGCCGACCATTCCACCGAAGGTCATGAGCTCGGCCACGCCCCTCGTGCCGGTGGAGCCCGAGGATCTGGCGGACAGCTCGGTGGAGCTCGACAGCCAGGTGGGCACGGAGCGCTGGACGGGCGAGGAGGACGCGGCGCGTGCGGTGCGCGCGAGCCTGTCTCCGAGGCGCGCGGCGGCCGAGGAGCCGGCGGAGAGCCGTCGCACCCCCGCCTGGGACTCCGCGCGCGGCGCCGGCGCGTCCCCGTCGGGAGGCGGCCCGCTCCAGCCGGTGGAGAGCGAGCCGTGGCCGGGGCTGGACCTCCCCGCCGCCGGGCCGGTGCTTCCCGTGCGAGCGGCAGGCCTCGCGGAACGGAGCGCGCTGAGCGAGGTGGACGTGGAGGAGGCGTCGGTGGCCCAGGCGGGGCTTTCCGTCGGAGAGAGCGCGAGCTTCCACGCCTTCGACGACGCGTCGCTGGCGTCGGCCGGTCCCCCGAGCGTTCGCCGCACGGACACCGGAGGCGGCGACGGGCTCCGCGAGACGATGCGGCAGTGGCTCTCGCCCGCACACCTCCTGCTCGTCTTTGCGATCCTCGTCTTCCTCGTCGCTGTCGGGTTGCTCGTGCGGCGGCTGATGCTGCGTGCAGAGCGCCCCTCGGTCACGCACCACGCCCCCCGGCCCGACGCGCGTCCGTCGCCCGACCGCGGGCTGCCCCCCGACAGCCGCGCTGCGGACCTGACGGTGCGCGCGGACGCCCGGGCTCAGCGAACGCCTCCGGCGGGCAATGGCCTGCGCCCCGGCCTGCTTTCCGTGCAGAGCTCCCCGCGCGCGCGCGTCTACCTGAGCGGACGCCTCGCCGGCCAGACGCCGCTCGAGGAGCAGCTTTCGGCGGGAACCGAGGTCGTGGTGGTGCTCCTCGCCCCGGGGCGGGCCATGTATCGTCGCCGCCTCGTGCTGCCGAAGCACGAGGGGAAGCGCGTGGAGGTGGTGCTCGACCCCCCGAGCGCGCCGTACTACCTCGGGCCGGGACGCGGTCGCCTGAAGCTGTTGTGCGCGGCGAAGGATCGCCGCCGGCTTCTCATCTCCGGCCAGGACACGGGTCTCGCCTGTCCGCGCGCGACGACCTTCCTCCGGCCGGGGCGCTACAAGATCTCTCTCTACGACCCCGCGGCCGACAGCGCGCGTCCCATCAAGGTGGTCATTCGCGCCCGGAAGCACACCATCGTGCGGCTGAAGGGGAGCTGA
- a CDS encoding cyclic nucleotide-binding domain-containing protein, protein MSYEDSGLASIAESHLFRSLDETGQRRLLAACRRVSFQPGQVIVREGDPGEALYLVKDGWVRVHTTRAGRDIPLATLGRGACFGEVALLSGRPRTATVSAVNRCTLLCFQRTQIEEVLDAYPKVRRLLESMVLGRARDTIEKLTRPS, encoded by the coding sequence ATGAGTTATGAGGACTCCGGACTGGCGAGCATCGCCGAGTCTCACCTTTTTCGCTCGCTCGACGAGACGGGGCAAAGACGCCTGCTCGCGGCCTGCCGCCGGGTGAGCTTCCAGCCGGGGCAGGTCATCGTGCGCGAGGGGGACCCGGGGGAAGCGCTCTACCTCGTGAAGGATGGATGGGTGCGCGTCCACACCACGCGAGCCGGTCGGGACATCCCCCTGGCCACCCTCGGGCGCGGGGCCTGCTTCGGGGAGGTCGCGCTCCTGAGCGGTCGTCCTCGCACGGCCACCGTGTCCGCCGTGAACCGCTGCACGCTCCTCTGTTTCCAGCGCACCCAGATCGAGGAGGTTCTCGACGCCTATCCCAAGGTACGGCGCCTGCTCGAGAGCATGGTGCTGGGCCGGGCCCGGGACACCATCGAGAAGCTCACTCGACCGAGTTGA
- a CDS encoding DUF4388 domain-containing protein: MEREIIIGRSSDLDMVLVEDMVSRKHAKISTLNAQVIIQDLGSTNGTFVNGEKIKRVRLREGDRILIGTSIIKLVTMEGNAADVEMPVKMEPQVPRGGPDLTGIPKRTVSGARSMSGTIDEIPLPDLLQLLSTSKKSGVLEISGPEGVGRIYMRKGQVYFATIDEAFDLNPRKAVYRMIVWQSGSFELQPPDDKSFQQELDEATEGLLMEAMRQLDEIRRMEGDLPARSSAINLAKPLAAPLRDLTREQLDLIQLVHNHGQVAQVVDKSPTTDLDTYKDLIALVKAGVLTVGS; the protein is encoded by the coding sequence ATGGAGCGCGAAATCATCATTGGCCGCTCCAGTGACCTCGACATGGTCCTGGTGGAGGACATGGTCTCGCGCAAACACGCGAAGATCTCGACCCTCAACGCACAGGTGATCATCCAGGACCTCGGCTCGACGAACGGCACGTTCGTCAACGGAGAGAAGATCAAGCGGGTCCGGCTGCGCGAGGGCGACCGCATCCTGATCGGCACGAGCATCATCAAGCTCGTGACGATGGAAGGGAACGCGGCCGACGTGGAGATGCCCGTCAAGATGGAGCCCCAGGTACCACGCGGCGGCCCCGACCTGACGGGGATTCCGAAGCGCACGGTCTCCGGCGCGCGCTCCATGTCGGGGACGATCGACGAGATCCCGCTCCCCGACCTGCTGCAGCTCCTCTCCACGAGCAAGAAGAGCGGCGTGCTGGAGATCAGCGGGCCCGAGGGCGTGGGACGCATCTACATGCGGAAGGGGCAGGTCTACTTCGCGACGATCGACGAAGCGTTCGACCTGAACCCGCGCAAGGCCGTCTACCGCATGATCGTCTGGCAGAGCGGCTCCTTCGAGCTGCAGCCGCCGGACGACAAGTCCTTCCAGCAAGAGCTCGACGAGGCGACCGAAGGCCTGCTGATGGAGGCGATGCGGCAGCTCGACGAGATCCGCCGCATGGAGGGGGACCTTCCGGCGCGTAGCTCGGCGATCAACCTCGCCAAGCCGCTCGCTGCGCCCCTGCGCGACCTGACCCGCGAACAGCTCGACCTGATCCAGCTCGTCCACAACCACGGGCAGGTGGCGCAGGTGGTCGACAAGAGCCCCACCACCGACCTCGACACCTACAAAGACCTGATCGCGCTGGTCAAGGCCGGCGTGCTGACCGTCGGTAGCTGA
- a CDS encoding MBL fold metallo-hydrolase, translating into MEITFWGVRGAIPSPGSDFNRYGGNTSCVSVRGLSGQLVILDAGTGITGLGRTLMGGMFGQGRGRATLLLTHAHWDHIQGIPFFAPVYVPGNRFAIYGPSDSAEMMEGILEGQMNPHFSPVQSLRNLGAEIQFRATVEGAAMEIAGMSVTARSVPHGRISALAYRLEVGDASAVYVPDAGYVGGEPDPAVLELYRGATYLIHDCTYSVEDQAKRESRGYSSVAIAARVAARSQVRHLVMFHYDQDYTDRQVDELAARTREHLDREPGGSAVKLVAAHEGLTLRA; encoded by the coding sequence ATGGAGATCACCTTCTGGGGCGTGCGCGGGGCCATTCCGTCCCCGGGAAGCGACTTCAACCGCTACGGCGGCAATACGTCGTGCGTCTCGGTGCGGGGGCTCTCGGGGCAGCTCGTGATCCTCGACGCGGGGACGGGGATCACCGGACTCGGTCGCACGCTCATGGGCGGGATGTTCGGGCAGGGGCGGGGGCGCGCCACGCTGCTCTTGACCCACGCCCACTGGGACCACATTCAGGGCATCCCCTTCTTCGCGCCCGTCTACGTGCCGGGGAACCGCTTCGCCATCTACGGGCCGAGCGATTCGGCGGAGATGATGGAGGGGATCCTCGAGGGGCAGATGAACCCTCACTTCTCGCCGGTCCAGAGCCTGCGCAACCTCGGCGCGGAGATTCAGTTCCGCGCGACCGTGGAAGGGGCGGCGATGGAGATCGCCGGCATGAGCGTCACGGCGCGGTCGGTTCCGCACGGCCGCATCTCGGCGCTGGCCTATCGCCTCGAGGTCGGGGATGCCTCCGCGGTCTACGTCCCCGACGCCGGGTACGTGGGCGGCGAACCCGACCCCGCCGTCCTCGAGCTCTACCGCGGTGCGACGTACCTGATCCACGATTGCACCTACAGCGTCGAGGACCAGGCGAAGCGCGAGAGCCGCGGCTACTCCTCCGTCGCGATCGCCGCCCGCGTCGCGGCCCGCAGTCAGGTCAGGCACCTGGTGATGTTCCACTACGACCAGGACTACACCGACCGGCAGGTCGACGAGCTGGCCGCGCGCACGCGCGAGCACCTGGACCGCGAGCCCGGCGGGTCGGCCGTGAAGCTCGTCGCCGCCCACGAGGGGCTCACGCTCCGCGCCTGA
- a CDS encoding MBL fold metallo-hydrolase: MQVKFWGVRGSYPVPGPNTNRYGGNTSCVQVDPGDGNVFVFDAGTGIRKLGQELVAGLFGRGEGRCHVLISHTHWDHIQGLPFFAPLYVAGNRVSLYARQRDVHLETLFKSQTQDPYFSVSMEDVAAAVEYRELLEGASFEVGVSRVRCARLNHPYIAIGYRIDAEGSSVAYVSDTAPFDRIVLGFEFISARPDLEAGPSASDAVQLAEMRDGVIDLCRGADLVVYDTMFEMEEYQACAHWGHSAPEHAVALCQAAGAKCLALFHHHPDRHDDAQDDILERVRRSTSLPVIAAAEGLVVELGAGRMEVKG; encoded by the coding sequence ATGCAGGTGAAGTTCTGGGGGGTTCGCGGGTCCTATCCCGTGCCGGGTCCCAACACCAACCGGTACGGCGGAAACACCTCGTGCGTGCAGGTCGACCCGGGGGACGGCAACGTCTTCGTCTTCGACGCCGGTACCGGCATTCGCAAGCTCGGTCAGGAGCTCGTCGCTGGCCTATTCGGCCGAGGCGAGGGGCGGTGCCACGTCCTCATCAGTCACACGCATTGGGATCACATCCAGGGCCTGCCGTTCTTCGCGCCGCTCTATGTGGCGGGAAACCGGGTCTCGCTCTACGCGCGCCAGCGGGACGTGCACCTCGAGACGCTCTTCAAGAGCCAGACCCAGGACCCGTACTTCTCCGTCAGCATGGAGGACGTGGCGGCCGCCGTGGAGTACCGTGAGCTTCTCGAGGGGGCTTCCTTCGAGGTGGGGGTCAGCCGGGTGCGGTGCGCGCGCCTCAATCACCCCTACATCGCGATCGGCTACCGTATCGACGCTGAAGGCTCCTCGGTGGCCTACGTTTCGGACACCGCGCCCTTCGACCGCATCGTGCTCGGCTTCGAGTTCATCTCGGCGCGCCCGGACCTCGAGGCGGGGCCGTCGGCGAGCGACGCCGTGCAGCTCGCCGAGATGCGCGACGGGGTGATCGACCTCTGCCGGGGAGCGGACCTCGTCGTCTACGACACGATGTTCGAGATGGAGGAGTACCAGGCCTGCGCGCACTGGGGGCACAGCGCGCCCGAGCACGCGGTGGCGCTGTGCCAGGCGGCGGGGGCCAAGTGCCTGGCGCTCTTCCACCACCATCCGGATCGCCACGACGACGCGCAGGACGACATCCTGGAGCGAGTCCGTCGCAGCACGTCGCTCCCAGTGATCGCGGCGGCGGAGGGGCTCGTCGTCGAGCTAGGGGCGGGGCGGATGGAGGTGAAGGGCTGA
- a CDS encoding D-tyrosyl-tRNA(Tyr) deacylase — MRAVVQRVRSARVDVGDELVGEIGPGLLVLLGAGQGDTEADVDYLAKKVVGLRCFEDAAANMNLDLLQVNGSLLVVSQFTLYGDCRKGRRPSFIDALEPERAEQLCALFVGKCRELGAPVQTGRFRAMMEVSLVNSGPVTLLLDSRRAF, encoded by the coding sequence ATGCGAGCCGTGGTGCAGCGCGTGCGCTCCGCGCGCGTCGACGTCGGAGACGAGCTCGTGGGCGAGATCGGTCCGGGTCTGCTCGTCCTCCTCGGAGCCGGGCAGGGCGACACCGAGGCCGACGTGGACTATCTGGCGAAGAAGGTCGTCGGGCTGCGCTGCTTCGAGGACGCCGCGGCCAACATGAACCTCGACCTGCTCCAAGTGAACGGCTCCCTGCTGGTGGTCAGTCAGTTCACGCTCTACGGCGACTGCCGCAAGGGACGACGTCCTTCCTTCATCGACGCGCTCGAGCCCGAGCGTGCCGAGCAGCTCTGCGCGCTCTTCGTGGGCAAGTGCCGCGAGCTCGGCGCTCCCGTACAGACGGGGCGGTTTCGCGCCATGATGGAGGTCTCGCTGGTGAACAGCGGCCCGGTGACGTTGCTCCTCGACTCGCGTCGCGCCTTCTGA
- a CDS encoding caib/baif family protein yields MDLADFERELARLQAEHDAARLNPGCYGCRECELCASCIFCQGCVSCYKCTHCHRCHGCSHCSHSAECENCHGCAYCIACRGCSGGAYLVLSESCSDCTYCFGCVGLVKQEFCILNVRYPREQYFEITRKLAEQLRLPPTP; encoded by the coding sequence GTGGACCTCGCCGACTTCGAGAGAGAGCTCGCCCGGCTGCAAGCGGAACACGACGCCGCTCGGCTGAACCCCGGCTGCTACGGGTGCCGCGAATGCGAGCTGTGCGCATCGTGCATCTTCTGCCAGGGATGCGTCAGCTGTTACAAGTGCACGCACTGCCACAGGTGCCATGGGTGCAGTCACTGCAGCCACTCCGCGGAGTGCGAGAACTGCCACGGTTGCGCGTACTGCATCGCCTGTCGAGGCTGTTCGGGCGGGGCCTACCTCGTCCTCAGCGAGTCGTGCTCGGACTGCACCTATTGCTTCGGCTGCGTCGGCCTCGTCAAGCAGGAGTTCTGCATCCTCAACGTGCGCTATCCGAGGGAGCAGTACTTCGAGATCACGCGCAAGCTGGCCGAACAGCTCCGCCTTCCCCCGACACCGTAG